TGCATTTTTGCAGCAGGGAAATCGTAGTTGGTTTCATAACGTTTCCTGATAAATAAATGCCAGATATGCTGGCATTCTATCAGCCGTATAAAGGGGGGCAATCGTTTTAGTGAGCCACATCGCCAGTTGCCTGACGATGTGGCTTATGTGAATTAAGGGTAGGTTATCTGGAAGGTACTGGTCGCTTTAAATTCCCCCGGTGTAATCGGGGCGCTCCCGTCTTGTTTCAACGTTGCCTGGAAATGAAGAGGCTGGGAAGTTCCCCGGTCCTTTTCAGGGTAAATACCGCCACTAGTGTCAGTTTCAGATTCATAATCATTGTAAACTGAACTGCTGTTATTTGGTTCGAGAATGACCTTTTGCGAATGTACAGAATTAGGTAAGCCTTCAATAAGAACCCCAACACCTGTGGCTTTGTCTGAACTTGTTAATGTATTACCCAGTAATTGTTGGTTGGAAACCCCGACTTTCGTCGATGTCATTTTGGTTTCAATGTTGCGTATGCGGATACAGTTTTGCAGGGATATATCAAAGGGGACTGGCGACGCTGAATTTGATGATACTTGTCCAGCCGTGTACTCCCCTAAATCCACCGTCGAACCACTGACGGTAGGGCCGGTCAGCACAGAAGTAAAACACGTTGGCAGCGTAATATAGAGGTTTACCAGGTTAAAATCGATATAGATATAATCACTGCTAATATTTCGCCCCGCGCCATAGGATTTAAAACTGTATAAATAATTTGATGTGGTTTTTAATCCCACCCGTTGATTAGATGTTGGGTTAAATGTTTGGTCAGTATAAAATTCGATATCAAGGTTCTGGTATATCCCACCAATCGCCCAGTATGTTCCTTCTGTAGTTGCTTGCCCATTGCAAGCACGCCGTAGGTTAGCGTTGGTGATATTGAAACGGAAAACGATTGAGGGGGTGTCACCAATGTAAGATTCGCTTATGCTGGCTGTGGTTTCCCAGGCAGACCAGATTCTCGATATTTTTAGTGTGTAATAGAGGCCGGGTACGGTCGTTTCAAATAACTTGTGCCCACCATAACTTTTGCCGGAATCAACCATTTTATTTTCAAGCGTCATAGGTTCGCCACTGGCACTACTACTTGTATTGCAATAAAGAACACCATCGCCATCAGCGCCCGCAGAGTCCAGTTGAGAAAAATGAAGAGTTACCCCCGCAGGGCCGAGTTGGGTTGGCTTATAAAAAACAAGATTGTTAGTGCCCGCCGAATAGCGAAATGTCGCCCGACCACCTGATGATGGACCACTCATTTGAGTGATGGATTCATTACCAGCGATAATACTGGTGTTAGCCGTTGCTGCAACACTTGAAACCAGCAGGCATATAAAAGTTAAAAAATGAAAGACTGCTTTCATAGTCACTCCATTGAACATAAATTTTTCTTTTCCAATATCCACGTATTTATTCATAATTAATATCAATTAATACATGGCTGGTTACCTGACCGGATGTTACTGCCACAGAAGAATTAATCTTTTGCATTCGGGTAGAAAATTTCCATGATGAATTATTTATTGCCGATGACATCACTGGATAGATTGAACGAGAAACCCCTGCGTTATTCAGAACGTTGAACATATGTGCCGGGTCCTGAATGGAAAAAATAACCACGCCGACGTTGCTGGCTCCTGTAACATTCTCGTTATTAAATATTTGCCGGGAGCCTGCTGCCATCGCGCCACTGAGTGGCCTGAAGTCAATATGTAACTGGGTTAAGACATCTCCGGTGCCCTGAAATGCACAGTCAGTTACTGTGACAGTGAATTCTTTTCCACCGGGTTGATAGTCTTCAGCGGAGGTACTGCCGGTAAAATATCCCACACCGACGACGCCAAGATCGAGATTACCCTGATTGCTGATTTCGCTTCTGCAGGTGCTATTTTTGACATTGGCCGTCATATCAATATCCATTCCCGCCATTGCAGGAGAAGCCATTGATAATATTAATGTCAGGAACAGACCTGTTTTGTTCGTCGTTTTACGTTGGGTGGGATGCATAGTAATTACCTGAATATCACAGCCAGTTAGTTATAGGTCACAGTAAATGTTGCTGGCGCAGAAAATGTGCCAGCGGTGACGTTGCTGGCTGTATTATCTTTCTCTACTACCAGGCGGGCACTCATTGGGTAATCCACAACATTATTGCCCGTCGCTGTTGCAATAGTGACTTCTTTATTTGCTGGCGCAACGCAACTAAATTGTGTCGCACTTCCTACAGCGGGAGTGGTCGTACTCCAGACTTCGACGGCAACGGCGCTTGCTTGACCTGTGCCTGTCGAACCATTGGCAAAACCGGGGCCATCATTACTCGTCCCTTCACACGTTGCGCGTTTAGTCAGTTTAATCTGCGCTTTTTTTCCAGGAATACCGGCACAGTCTTTAAACTGTAATTTAAACGTTTTAATCTTAGATTTGGCATTGATTTCAGAAATATAAACATCACCAAACTCCACAGCAGTTATGTCCTGATTGCTATCATTTACCAGTTTTGCAGTGCAGGTTCCCATCTCTACAGTAGTCAGAACGGTCAGTCCAATGCTATCAGTAGCCGCATATACAGGAATGGTTAACTGAAATACGGTAAGAGCCAAACCAATGGATAATCCAGAACGTAATTTTTTATATATCATTATTGTCATCCTTATTATTCATAGGTGAAATTGAATGTCGCTTTAGCGCGAAAATTCCCCGGAACACCTTCTCCTGCCGATGTCTCGCGGAGTGCCACAGTCATTGCAAGACCACTGGTATTGATTTCTGTTAAACTCCAGCGAATTTTTTCTGTACTGTTT
The DNA window shown above is from Escherichia sp. E4742 and carries:
- a CDS encoding fimbrial-like adhesin; the protein is MKAVFHFLTFICLLVSSVAATANTSIIAGNESITQMSGPSSGGRATFRYSAGTNNLVFYKPTQLGPAGVTLHFSQLDSAGADGDGVLYCNTSSSASGEPMTLENKMVDSGKSYGGHKLFETTVPGLYYTLKISRIWSAWETTASISESYIGDTPSIVFRFNITNANLRRACNGQATTEGTYWAIGGIYQNLDIEFYTDQTFNPTSNQRVGLKTTSNYLYSFKSYGAGRNISSDYIYIDFNLVNLYITLPTCFTSVLTGPTVSGSTVDLGEYTAGQVSSNSASPVPFDISLQNCIRIRNIETKMTSTKVGVSNQQLLGNTLTSSDKATGVGVLIEGLPNSVHSQKVILEPNNSSSVYNDYESETDTSGGIYPEKDRGTSQPLHFQATLKQDGSAPITPGEFKATSTFQITYP
- a CDS encoding fimbrial-like protein yields the protein MHPTQRKTTNKTGLFLTLILSMASPAMAGMDIDMTANVKNSTCRSEISNQGNLDLGVVGVGYFTGSTSAEDYQPGGKEFTVTVTDCAFQGTGDVLTQLHIDFRPLSGAMAAGSRQIFNNENVTGASNVGVVIFSIQDPAHMFNVLNNAGVSRSIYPVMSSAINNSSWKFSTRMQKINSSVAVTSGQVTSHVLIDINYE
- the yadL gene encoding fimbrial-like protein YadL — protein: MMIYKKLRSGLSIGLALTVFQLTIPVYAATDSIGLTVLTTVEMGTCTAKLVNDSNQDITAVEFGDVYISEINAKSKIKTFKLQFKDCAGIPGKKAQIKLTKRATCEGTSNDGPGFANGSTGTGQASAVAVEVWSTTTPAVGSATQFSCVAPANKEVTIATATGNNVVDYPMSARLVVEKDNTASNVTAGTFSAPATFTVTYN